In one window of Gemmatimonadaceae bacterium DNA:
- a CDS encoding methyltransferase domain-containing protein: MSASDAPSDIGALRKLLGRRFRTTESALQVDHHKLSILHPESAEELINEADFERDERMPYWADIWPSARVLAAYVVQLDGEGRSLLELGCGAGLVATAAALAGFRVCATDYYEDALRFTAVNVAEHTGEIPETRLVDWRSLPRDLGRFDYVVGSDVLYERQYGPLVARAVDITLRRNGEAVIADPGRIAAEEFVRDTAQRGLRLVEQQQRPYVDGAIRQTISLYRLKRGA, translated from the coding sequence GTGAGTGCGTCCGACGCGCCGAGCGACATCGGCGCGCTCCGCAAGCTTCTCGGCCGGCGCTTTCGAACGACGGAATCGGCGCTGCAGGTGGACCATCATAAGCTGTCGATTTTGCACCCCGAGAGTGCCGAAGAGCTCATTAACGAGGCCGATTTCGAGCGAGACGAGCGGATGCCGTATTGGGCCGACATCTGGCCCTCGGCGCGCGTTCTCGCGGCGTATGTAGTCCAGCTCGATGGCGAGGGACGCTCGCTCCTCGAGCTGGGATGCGGCGCGGGTCTCGTCGCGACCGCGGCCGCTCTCGCCGGCTTTCGCGTTTGCGCAACCGACTACTACGAAGACGCACTCCGCTTCACGGCCGTGAACGTCGCCGAACACACCGGCGAGATTCCGGAGACGCGGCTGGTGGACTGGCGCTCGCTACCGAGGGATCTCGGTCGGTTTGATTACGTGGTGGGATCGGATGTGCTCTACGAGCGTCAGTACGGACCTCTGGTCGCACGGGCGGTTGACATCACGCTGCGGCGGAATGGCGAGGCCGTGATCGCGGATCCCGGTCGGATTGCGGCGGAAGAGTTCGTACGCGACACAGCGCAGCGCGGACTTCGACTCGTAGAACAACAACAAAGGCCGTATGTGGATGGCGCGATCCGACAAACGATCAGTCTGTATCGATTGAAGCGTGGTGCGTAG
- a CDS encoding (Fe-S)-binding protein, with protein sequence MSAQNVVFLFVLTLAAGIFSLNVQRLVSYLRIGLPENRTDNPGWRFLNVLRIGIAQTKILREPVAGLMHATIFWGFIVLTAGTVEIFVQGAWNGFSYERVLWHPFYVVYAASQDTFAIFVLAAVAFAFYRRLVVHPKRLEGDDIEHLDAYIILGLIAGLMVTLLFANAFLSIIQPDAVGPEKFIAHALAAPFQGLSPHAARGAQLVFWWAHVLLVLIFLNYLPYSKHLHVVTSLINVYFSNTSWRGERAVMRPMDLEADTETFGASDVEQLTWKNLLDGYSCTECGRCTAACPANITGKVLSPRKIVVNTRQRLMERGPIATGDTMAFFGLDLAHGEGKDATASLGDGPAAHRLLDTYITEEELWACTSCRACVQECPVSIDQLDIINQMRRNLVLTESRFPAEIQPAFEALERNGAPWAFDAADRGRWADGLGISTMADLAARGERPDALFWVGCMGSFDDRAKKITVAFARILQACGIRFAILGQEEHCHGDPARRMGNEYLYQMLARDTIETLNRYSVTTVVTACPHCFHQIGNEFPQLGGQYEVIHHSTYIERLLQQELVPLRTDEGRRLTVAYHDSCYLGRYNDIYDAPRETLRRALPVVTLVEPPRSRDRGLCCGAGGGRMWMEERQGKRINIERTEELLATGADTIAVACPFCMTMMSDGVKAKESSVPVLDIAEVVAGQLS encoded by the coding sequence ATGAGCGCGCAGAACGTCGTGTTTCTCTTCGTCCTCACTCTGGCCGCCGGCATCTTCTCGCTCAACGTCCAGCGGTTGGTGAGCTACCTCCGCATCGGGCTGCCGGAGAATCGCACCGATAACCCAGGTTGGCGCTTTCTCAACGTTCTGCGCATCGGCATTGCGCAGACGAAGATTTTGCGCGAACCGGTGGCTGGGCTCATGCACGCGACGATCTTCTGGGGCTTCATTGTCCTGACCGCGGGTACGGTCGAGATTTTCGTCCAGGGTGCGTGGAACGGCTTCTCGTACGAGCGAGTACTCTGGCATCCGTTCTACGTTGTGTACGCGGCGTCGCAGGACACGTTTGCCATCTTCGTGCTCGCCGCGGTCGCGTTCGCGTTTTACAGACGCCTCGTGGTGCACCCCAAACGCCTCGAGGGCGACGACATCGAGCATCTCGATGCATACATCATCCTCGGCCTCATCGCCGGCTTGATGGTGACACTCCTCTTCGCGAACGCATTTCTCTCGATTATCCAGCCCGACGCCGTGGGACCCGAGAAATTCATCGCGCACGCGCTCGCAGCGCCGTTTCAGGGTCTCTCGCCGCACGCCGCGCGCGGTGCCCAGCTCGTCTTCTGGTGGGCTCACGTCCTTCTCGTTCTTATTTTCCTCAACTATTTGCCGTACTCGAAGCACCTGCACGTTGTTACCTCGTTGATCAACGTCTACTTCTCGAACACGAGCTGGCGCGGTGAGCGAGCAGTCATGCGGCCGATGGATCTCGAGGCCGATACCGAGACCTTCGGCGCGAGCGACGTCGAGCAGCTCACCTGGAAGAATCTCCTCGACGGCTACTCCTGCACCGAATGCGGCCGCTGCACTGCGGCGTGCCCGGCGAACATCACCGGCAAGGTGCTCAGTCCGCGGAAGATCGTCGTCAACACGCGCCAGCGGCTGATGGAAAGGGGACCGATCGCGACCGGTGACACGATGGCTTTCTTCGGCCTCGACCTCGCGCACGGTGAAGGCAAGGATGCCACTGCATCGTTAGGTGACGGTCCGGCAGCGCACCGTTTACTCGATACCTACATCACCGAGGAAGAGCTCTGGGCGTGTACAAGCTGCCGCGCCTGCGTGCAGGAGTGCCCCGTGTCGATCGATCAGCTCGACATCATCAACCAGATGCGGCGCAACCTCGTGCTCACCGAGTCCCGCTTTCCCGCGGAGATCCAGCCGGCGTTCGAGGCGTTGGAGCGCAACGGCGCGCCGTGGGCGTTCGACGCTGCCGACCGCGGGCGCTGGGCCGATGGCCTCGGCATCTCGACGATGGCCGACCTCGCCGCCCGCGGCGAACGACCCGACGCGCTCTTCTGGGTCGGCTGCATGGGCTCCTTCGACGACCGCGCGAAGAAGATCACGGTTGCGTTTGCTCGCATCCTCCAGGCGTGCGGAATTCGATTCGCCATTCTCGGCCAGGAAGAGCATTGTCACGGGGACCCGGCCCGCCGTATGGGCAACGAGTACCTCTACCAGATGCTGGCGAGAGACACGATCGAGACGTTGAATCGCTATTCGGTCACGACCGTCGTCACCGCCTGCCCGCACTGTTTCCATCAGATCGGCAACGAGTTTCCACAGCTCGGCGGCCAGTACGAGGTAATTCATCACTCGACGTACATCGAGCGATTGCTCCAGCAGGAGCTCGTACCACTGCGCACCGACGAGGGCCGCCGCCTAACGGTTGCGTATCACGACTCATGCTATCTTGGCCGATACAATGACATTTATGACGCGCCGCGTGAGACGCTCCGCCGCGCGCTACCGGTAGTCACCCTCGTCGAACCGCCACGCTCGCGCGACCGTGGTCTTTGCTGCGGCGCCGGCGGCGGCCGCATGTGGATGGAGGAGCGTCAAGGAAAACGCATCAACATCGAGCGAACGGAGGAGCTTCTCGCGACCGGCGCCGACACGATCGCTGTCGCATGTCCATTCTGCATGACGATGATGAGCGACGGCGTCAAAGCGAAGGAGTCTTCTGTCCCCGTACTCGATATCGCCGAGGTGGTCGCCGGCCAGCTTTCGTGA
- a CDS encoding electron transfer flavoprotein subunit alpha/FixB family protein: MANILVFAETRGAELRKVATEAVSVGRRLADASGGGEVHAMVAGPPGVAQKTDLLGRFGADVVIAVEHPALATFARESIAATIAARAKGVTYRAIVLGFSAQGRDLGPRLAAKLDAPIVSDIIDVEVAGDAFIVKHPAYANKVIVTLAVSGSPMILSVRPSAFDAVVAPRTARVDMMAPAIDPAASRVKVTQVIEGAKGRPDLADAPVIVAGGRGLKAPENFKLVEDLADAFGNAAVGATRAVTDEGWRPHADQIGQTGRQVSPQLYVAVGISGAIQHLAGMRTSKTIVAINKDKEAPIFKVADYGIVGDVLEVVPVLTQAVREAKQGH; encoded by the coding sequence ATGGCGAACATTCTCGTATTTGCGGAGACGCGCGGCGCCGAGCTGCGCAAAGTTGCGACCGAGGCCGTGTCCGTCGGACGCCGCCTCGCCGATGCGTCGGGCGGCGGCGAGGTACACGCAATGGTAGCCGGACCACCCGGCGTCGCTCAGAAGACCGACCTCCTTGGACGCTTCGGCGCCGACGTCGTCATCGCGGTCGAGCATCCCGCGCTCGCGACGTTTGCGCGCGAATCGATCGCGGCAACGATCGCTGCGCGGGCCAAGGGCGTGACTTACCGCGCGATCGTCCTCGGCTTCTCGGCGCAGGGGCGTGATCTCGGTCCGCGGCTCGCGGCCAAACTCGACGCGCCGATCGTGAGCGACATCATCGATGTCGAGGTCGCAGGTGACGCCTTCATCGTGAAGCATCCGGCCTACGCGAACAAAGTCATCGTGACGCTCGCCGTTTCGGGAAGCCCCATGATTCTCAGCGTGCGGCCGAGCGCGTTCGATGCCGTAGTGGCACCGCGGACGGCACGGGTCGACATGATGGCTCCGGCAATCGATCCCGCCGCTTCGCGAGTGAAGGTCACTCAGGTAATCGAAGGCGCGAAAGGACGCCCTGACCTTGCCGATGCGCCCGTGATCGTCGCTGGAGGCCGAGGCCTCAAGGCGCCCGAGAATTTTAAACTTGTTGAAGACCTGGCCGATGCCTTCGGCAACGCGGCAGTTGGAGCGACGCGTGCGGTCACCGACGAAGGGTGGCGTCCACACGCCGACCAGATTGGTCAGACGGGGCGCCAAGTGAGTCCGCAGCTCTATGTCGCCGTCGGAATCTCCGGCGCGATTCAACATCTCGCCGGCATGCGCACGTCGAAGACGATTGTCGCGATCAACAAAGACAAGGAAGCGCCGATCTTCAAGGTGGCGGACTACGGCATCGTCGGAGACGTGCTCGAGGTGGTTCCGGTGCTGACGCAAGCGGTGCGCGAGGCGAAGCAAGGTCACTGA
- a CDS encoding electron transfer flavoprotein subunit beta/FixA family protein gives MKIAVCIKRTPDSETRFRINSAGSAIDESGVKFDMDDFASYAVEVALQMKEKAGSGEVVVIAVGPDSVQETLRKAMSMGADRAVQLKADAIPFDGLAVAKALAAELKSGGFDLALFGKHAFDTSEAVVGTATAELLDIACVTAASKLEIANGKGSARRELEGAAEMVEFSLPAVVTIDEGIARPRYPSLKGIMAAKKKPLESKPAQLGASRVTVKGMALPPDRPAGRIVGEGTAAVAELVRLLQTEAKVL, from the coding sequence GTGAAGATTGCCGTCTGCATTAAACGCACGCCCGATTCCGAAACGCGCTTTCGCATCAACTCGGCGGGCAGTGCGATCGACGAGTCGGGCGTGAAGTTCGATATGGACGACTTCGCGAGCTATGCCGTCGAAGTCGCGCTCCAGATGAAAGAGAAGGCAGGCTCCGGCGAGGTCGTCGTGATCGCCGTCGGACCGGACTCCGTGCAGGAGACGCTGCGCAAAGCAATGAGCATGGGCGCGGATCGCGCCGTGCAACTCAAGGCCGACGCGATTCCTTTCGACGGACTCGCCGTCGCCAAGGCGCTCGCGGCCGAGCTCAAGTCCGGCGGCTTCGACCTCGCGCTCTTCGGCAAGCACGCATTCGATACCTCCGAGGCTGTGGTTGGGACGGCGACGGCCGAACTGCTCGATATTGCCTGCGTCACGGCGGCCTCGAAGTTAGAGATTGCTAACGGCAAAGGCTCGGCGCGTCGCGAGCTCGAAGGCGCGGCAGAGATGGTCGAATTCAGTCTCCCAGCCGTCGTGACCATCGACGAGGGGATTGCCCGTCCGCGGTATCCATCGCTCAAGGGCATCATGGCGGCAAAGAAGAAGCCGCTCGAATCGAAGCCGGCGCAGCTCGGCGCGTCACGTGTCACGGTGAAGGGCATGGCGCTTCCACCCGATCGTCCGGCCGGCCGCATCGTCGGCGAGGGGACGGCCGCCGTTGCGGAGCTCGTCAGGCTCCTGCAGACTGAAGCCAAAGTGCTCTGA
- a CDS encoding acyl-CoA dehydrogenase family protein, whose amino-acid sequence MLDFFNIDSQLSEEERAVRDSVRRFVDERVLPIIGKCYVEGRFPKELVPEMAELGVFGANLPEEYGCAGLNNVAYGLIMQELERGDSGVRSFASVQGALAMYPIFAFGSEDQRRAWLPKMARGEVIGCFGLTEADFGSNPAGMITNAQEQADGTWLLNGGKMWITNGSTAQISVVWAKTNGEKSERSIRGFIVPTNSSGFKARDQKGKLSLRASDTSELVFEDVQLPNDALLPKSGGLKSPLMCLTQARYGISWGAIGAAIACFEEAVSYSKNRVMFDRPIGGFQLQQERIADMLTEITKAQLVSLHLGRLKDAGTYTPQQVSLAKRNNVDMATDVAREARRLLGAVGILAEYGAMRHMANLESVYTYEGTHDVHTLVLGQAMTGMSAFT is encoded by the coding sequence ATGCTCGATTTCTTCAACATCGATAGTCAGCTCTCCGAGGAAGAGCGCGCGGTTCGCGACAGCGTCCGCCGTTTCGTCGATGAGCGGGTGCTTCCGATTATTGGCAAGTGTTACGTCGAGGGACGGTTTCCGAAGGAGCTCGTGCCCGAGATGGCGGAGCTGGGCGTCTTCGGTGCGAACCTCCCCGAGGAATATGGCTGCGCGGGACTCAACAACGTCGCGTACGGGCTGATCATGCAGGAGCTCGAGCGCGGTGATTCCGGCGTTCGCTCCTTTGCTTCGGTGCAGGGCGCTCTCGCGATGTACCCCATCTTCGCGTTCGGCAGCGAGGATCAGCGTCGCGCCTGGTTGCCGAAAATGGCGCGCGGCGAAGTGATCGGCTGCTTCGGGCTCACCGAGGCAGACTTCGGATCGAATCCCGCCGGGATGATCACGAACGCGCAGGAGCAGGCGGACGGCACGTGGCTGCTCAATGGCGGGAAGATGTGGATCACGAACGGATCCACGGCGCAGATCTCGGTGGTGTGGGCGAAGACGAACGGGGAAAAGAGCGAGCGCTCCATCCGCGGTTTCATCGTCCCGACGAACAGCAGCGGCTTCAAGGCGCGCGATCAGAAGGGCAAGCTGTCGCTCCGCGCGAGCGACACCAGCGAGCTCGTATTCGAAGACGTGCAGCTGCCTAACGACGCCCTCCTCCCGAAATCGGGTGGGCTCAAGAGTCCGCTCATGTGTCTGACGCAGGCGCGGTACGGGATTTCGTGGGGGGCAATCGGCGCGGCGATCGCGTGCTTCGAGGAGGCGGTTTCCTACTCGAAGAATCGCGTGATGTTCGATCGCCCGATCGGCGGTTTCCAACTCCAGCAGGAGCGGATCGCCGACATGCTGACGGAGATCACCAAGGCGCAACTGGTCTCGTTGCATCTTGGCCGTCTGAAGGACGCGGGCACGTATACACCGCAGCAGGTGTCGTTGGCGAAGCGAAACAACGTCGACATGGCGACGGATGTCGCTCGTGAGGCACGCCGCCTGCTCGGCGCGGTTGGTATTCTCGCAGAATACGGTGCCATGCGTCACATGGCCAATCTCGAGAGCGTGTACACGTACGAAGGCACGCACGATGTGCACACGCTCGTGCTCGGCCAGGCGATGACCGGCATGTCGGCTTTTACGTGA